From the Chelonoidis abingdonii isolate Lonesome George chromosome 4, CheloAbing_2.0, whole genome shotgun sequence genome, the window CTTCGCTGCTCATCAAGATTTGCTCCGCAGAGTGGCTTTGAGCATTAATCTACAAGCGGAGGAGGTGCCGGAAGTTGAggatcctgtagtggacattctctCATCCGATGCACCAACGAGGGTCGCCTTGCCCTTCATACGAACTATTCAGGCCAAAGCGGGAGTCTATTTGCAGGCCCCAGTATCgatccctccgacggccagaggGCGTGGAGAGACTTAAAGTACATGGTACCGACTCTAAGGGGTACGACTACCCTGTTTACACCATCTCCtcatgctctctggtcgtccaatccgtgaatgagagggagcgtcatggccaaccaGCCCCGCCCAAAATCTGCGTgaggctaaacgtatggacctgctgggccgtaaATTACTCCGCTGGGGGTCTCCAGTTACGTGTCGCAAACCAACAAGCGCTGCTAGGCAGATATGATTTTAATACCTGGCTGAGACatggacaagtttactgaactTGGTCCCGGTAGACTACTccgccctgagttcaaaagtTCTCGTGGAAGAGGGCAAGAAGATCTCAAGACAGCCTTACATTGGCTTGCGCTCGACGCGCGCAGGATCGTTCGCAGCAAGCTAGAACCATCGCGTCGGGCGttaccatgagacggatttcTGGTTGCAAGTGTCCCGGCttacctccggagctgcagcatacCATACAAGACCTCCCTTTTTGAAGGCAGGGCCtctcttctcagagaagacggacccaaggcgcaaagccttaaagataaacCGCATAATAATCGAATggctccctgggcatgcacacaccgcagactaCCAGCGGAGGTCCTTTCGATCAGCAACTCTTCTAGCGCCCTTATCCCACCACGCCCCccgccaagacttcaacagacgGGGGGAGGGTGCAAACCGAAACCGACTGCCAGTTCCGGTTCCAAGGGGGGCAAAACAACGGTACCGGCCaaaaccaccggcgggaccgaagcaaAACCTTTTGAAAGgtgcgccagagagcagagcaccagtcccttcccggactcctcttcttttttcccccaaccgcctttctcccttcccgGCGCGTGGACCCGGATAActtcagaccaatgggtcttgcgcattggtggagtttggttaccatctccagtttatttcgtcctgcactccacctccacccacccctcccgtcctcttcagggaccctctcacgagcacctcGTCTCggcaggaggtcctcacgcttctcgaaaCTCGGAGCGATAGAAGAGTGTGCCTCACGACCTCAGAGGCCGAGGGTTTAACTCCCGCTATTGTTTTAATCTCCCCAAGGTCGAAAGGAGTCTCCATCCCACCTAgaacctccgcggactcaacgccttcgtaaggaAAAAGTTACGATTCCGCAATTGGTATATCTTTGgggtccatcatcccttccctttcttcctggctccgggagactggttcgctctGCTCTCCGACATGATAAGGACGCGTATTTTCATGTGTCGATCTATACCCGCCTCAACAGACGTCTTTCTCTCGCTTTCTGGTGCGGGAACCTGGCACTTCAAAATTCAGCGGTCCTAACCATTTGGCCTGTTCTCGTGCCCTTACATGTCTTCAATGAAATGTATAGTTCAGTTTTAGTTTGCCGCTGTTTCTTCGTTCTGCTTAATGtatatgttttttgtttctttatccTGTTGTGAATCTTGtctttggttttgcttttttagcgtcctctgtgttgtttttttttgtatgtgtcgCCTGCgttcatattttatattatttatttctattgtggatcttgtttgttgttttgtattttttctctaGGCGCTCTTCCTgataaatttcgacaagtccatctcCGTATcatcccagaggatagaatttattgggccgtcttggactctatggtcgcgacagcctcacttccatCCCAGCCACGCTTTCCCAGGCACTACTCACTATCATagacagcctgctagccttccccacgactcgccagggtctgtctcagcaCCCTTTTTCTAAGAGCCACATGGCGGGCGTgtacttttgtaaccaagtaCTGCGCCAAATCCGCCTGCCGCCCCACTGCAGATATGGTTAGCTTCGCCCTTTACCGTCCACTGCAGCaggacagcatggacatcgttgtcacactcacagaaGCGTCCTACACTGCCCTCCGATGGTGGCGAAtcccgccctggtgtgtgcggggttaCCGTTTCACCCCAGACAGCCGTCCATTTCCTAACAACGGATCGCATGCCCTCTCtcggctggggagctcacatggggtctcgtcgAACACAGGCCTCTGTCCTCTcgggagctgtcgctgcacataaacaATCAGTGGAGCTGAGGccgtccgcctcgcctgccaggctctttcttcctcacctgcgaggccgttctgtcttagtgctcCACGGACCAACACGCACctgcgatgcactatataaacaagcaggggggaCGCGCTCTCGtcccctctttgtcaggaggcgatagAGCGCTAGTGGGAAGTTTGTGTAACACCCACGGCAATCGATCTGGAAGGCTCTCTTTCTTCCggagtccagaacgtgttggCAGACCGGCTGCAGCAGGTCCtttttctagcccacgagtgtcTCTTCGTTCCGGACATAGTCCATGTCTCTTTTTTCCGTGCGGTGGGGGATTTCCCCGAATCTCGACCTCTTCGCGTGCCGCACCAACGCGGAAGTGCCCCTGTTTCTTGCTCCTTCCGGTCTCGACCGCGGCTGTCTCTGTCGGACGCGTTCTCTCTACCTTGTCGACCCACCTCCTCTATGCTCCCGCCGTTCCCCTGGTGCACAAAGTCCTCGTAAAGCTGGCTACGCAGGACAAGCCCGACTAATGTTCGTCATcgcccagcgtggcctcgccgaACACTGGTACCCACGCTGTTTGAACCTGTCCATCAGCCATGCCGGTTCCCCCGCCGGTCCATCCGGACTGAATCACAAGACCCACGGCAAGGCTTCTCCACCCCGACCTCCGGTCCTCCACCTGACTGCGTGGCtcctgctggctgagctctgcagagctgcgctGTTCACACCCAGGTGCAGCAAGGTGCTCTTGGAAATAGGAAAACCTGCACGGGAGGCTAACTACTCTGGCAAAAATGGAAAggtttcctgctggtgtcaatcaCGAGGATCTGTCACCAGCTCAGGTTCCCATCCCAAGTGCTACTCACGGAATATCTAatggcaccttaaacaacaagGCCTCGCGCTCATTCCTCCGCGTCCACACTCTAGcggccatttcctccttccatccaggGAGAAGGGCTCTTCCTCCGCCTCTCTCACCCTATAGGTCTCGAGGTTCCTCTAAGGCCTCGGACGCCTGTATTCCCCAGGTCCGCTAtccccccctcctgggacctcaaaaATCTGGTTCTCTCGAAACTAATGGCCACTCTCCTTTCGAAACCCTTGGCAACCTGCCTCTCTCCTGTACCCTaatcgtggaaggtggcgttccttgtggccattagcatcggccaggagagtctcagagcttcgcGCCGCTCGGGGTGGCGGACGCACCAATACacgatattccataaagacaaggtggcAACTCCCGTCGCATCggcctttctgcccaaggtggtctcaCCCATTCCACCTAAAACCAGGCATTTTCCTTCCCCCAGTGTTTTTTTACCCAAAACCTCATTGCgtctcgcagagagcagagcaTTGCAATTCACTCGATTGCGTCGGGCGCTGGTGTTTTTAAACATTGACCCGCACCCTGACCCTCTGAAAGACCTCGCCAACTATTCGTGTGCCgtcgcagacaggatgaaagggtCACCCTGTCTCATTCTGCAAACAATTAtcatcctgggtgacggcctgcatcaaaacatgctagtgccttggctcacacttctccagTGCGGAGTTACCGCTCATATTCCACGTAGAGCGCAATGCGTCCTCCGATTGCCTTCCTCGCCCGTGTGCCTATATCAAGAACAATAGTGTCGTGCAGCACACGTGGTCGTCAAGTGCACAGCTTTTTCTGTCCATTCGCTTGGCTGCAGCAGTCCCGGAACGATGCGGCTTCTGGGCTTCGGCTGTTCCTGCATTCTAACAGTCCCAACTCCGACTCCACCGCTCTAGGTAAGGCTTGGGGATTTCACGCTaccttggaatgaatatgagcacgCACTCGCACCAGAAGAAGAGACCGGTACACCACATCACCTTTTTCACGATATACTGTGTTCTTCGATGAATGTTTGCTCATATTCAGTTCCAACACCCGCCCTCCTCCCACCTGTTCGGACGTGAGCCCGCGAAGAAAGTGAAacctgaggagcggccgggtcggcagcgGGCAATATTATACGGTGCAGCAAGGCGCCACCCAGGCGGCGCCTGCCGACCTGCCGTGTTGCTAAGGGGAAAATTTCTCCCGACGAACGTCACCGTGCGCGCGCACACCACTTGGAAGAATATGAGCAACAAATCTCGAAGAATCAACAGTTACatgaaggtgagtaaccgtctttatTATGATCGGAAATTTTCTTGTTAGTTTTGTGTCATACATAAATTTATGTTTACCAGTGTCATTGGCTCtgtctaattaaaatatagaCCCATGCAAATGATTATTGCACACTGTATAATAATTGCAATGAATCTTATACAAATGTAAACAACTGGCAGAAAGCGTTAGCACCTGCAGGCTAAATTGACCCAAAGCCAAACCGTTAGACATGTTAGAAATATAAACAACTATAGTATCTTGTGGCTACCCATTAGAAGGACTAACAATTTACTTGGCATAAAGCTTGGGCTAAAGCCCACTGTcacagatgcatgcagtgaaaatacagtaaaatacatatatacagagaacatgaaaaatgggggttcccataccaactctaacgagactaatcaattaaggtgggctattatcagcaggagaaaaaaaaacttttgtagtaataatcagaatggcccatttcaaacagttgacaagaagaagTGAGTAACAGTAGAGTGGAAATCATGTGAATGGTAGTTAGGGCCATTCCCTACTAGATAGGCTAGAACTTCGAAGTGCAAActtgtattgttagagaattagaggtgatactaattgtgtgtgtttacttatatcttgttTAATAATTACCCATGTAAACAGatagttcctgtctgtcactatagctattgattcagagatcaaacaggaatattaacatttagctGAATCTTGAAtgcaataatgtcattgtctatatgtctctttaaagtttgcgatagactgcctaatggataaattatcttatgttaatccatgtagttaATTACTGGTGAGGTTTAGGATACAGAAGGTTACACCAAAAGCCTATTGTTCACCTAGGACTGTATGGTCAAGTGGCTATTAGAAAtaccttgggtcctgatcctgtcatctcagatTCTACTTGAGGCTTCATGCAGGGAAAGCTTAAGCCATAAAGGCTGAGATCCCAGACCTGACTGGACCACCCTGAATATAAGCATtagactataacctatgaacaatttctgaaagaactctttgcaactacacagctcaccatctctgctatgaatctgaatatCAAGAATTGTACTcagtctgtatgtatactgatcttttaaccaattctgtctcccttttcttttttaacaaattttagtttagttaataagaattggctgtaagcatttatttgggtaagatctggaatattcattaacctgggaagtaatgtgtctgatcctttgggattggtagaacttttttatacaatgaataagattttcagtaatcctcatcatatttgacttggatgtctgggtggaggcctgaggctgggttactttaagtaAACTGTggtgttggcttctgggtaagcagtgaggtattatagaagctatTTTgtactggcttggtaaatctaggTATTGGAATATCCATCAGCTTTGAGGATTgtctgcctcattctttgcagttcaccttaattgagtgacctcagttggctcctCTGGGACCCCAGTCACACCAACATTTACTGGTAAAGAATTGAACAGTTGgccaaattttgctttcatttacactgttgtaaatccaAATCAAATCTCTTCAAGGAATTTGAGATTTACACTGGTCTAAATACAAGAATTTGACCCCCAGCTTTTAGCAGTTTTTAAAGATGTCCTCTGCCAGTGAGAAGGAGAATAAATAAGGAATATTTATGCAAGGGGGAAAGTACTGAATGAAGaaaaaattttggggggaggTGGAGTTTGGGATGGATGAAACTGGAAAGAGAGGTTGAATATTTTAAAGGCCCCAATGTTCATGGGAGTCCAATATTTATGATCTTAGAGCAGTTCAGAAATCTCTTATAACCTCAAGGATTACAATTTAttagacaattgcaacaaaaatggaacaaaaatattttataaagtaaTAACACTTCAAGAAATACCATTGTACTTTGGGTGGTTGATGGCATTTGTGTTGAAGGCTTAGCTGAGGTATCCCAGCATTTATAAGTGTGTTGTTTATATTACAGGTGGACAAGAACCAAAATCATAGATATGAACACCtttgaattttgaggtgttcataATCCCCACCTATGCACAAATGTTGTAAATGACCTTTATTTTCATAATGGACAGAATCAGAACCCCAAATCAAACATGCTCACAATTCAGGGGTGTTTGAAAGCTGGACTGTAAATTGTGTGGCATGCGCCTGAATGTGGTTTGCATATTAGATACtgaaactgtaaaaataaaaaaaaattgctttgttttAGGAGTTAGAAAGTTTTCAGCCAATCATTTTTACACAATACACACAAATATGCCTAAATGATTCTTGGAAGAAGAGCTCATTGAAAATGGGATTGTCTAATTTTCCTTCTTGCTTCCTAGCTTTCTTTCACAAACATGTTTTCAAAGATAAACCAAATTAACATATTCCCAATTACTATTGgaagtctgttttgttttttcacattcAGAAGTAGAATAACATAACACAGACACTCAACTGGGAAATTGTCACCATTAATTTTCGTAAATGTTAGATGCTAGCAAGCTTTGCCATATCAAATCAcagtcttctcttctgtttccaagtcacCAGTGAATCTTCCTCAAGGCGTATTGCAGTGAGGTTAATAAAAGTACTCCTGGATCATTCTATTGGTGAAGAGTCAACAGACTAGCAGATGAACCAACTCTCTCCCTACCGGACACCAAATCATGTTGAGGCAGATGAGACAGAATTATTTTGCCTTTTAGCCTACAAATTGAAGATGCCTGATCACTAGCAGATGTTGCCAAGGATGAGGCTTGTGAAGCAATTAAAGAAGAGATGTTGGCACCTGAGGCAGAATCTAATGATtgcaacagaagaattctgtgtTTGCCCTGGAGTGGGGTGATGGCAGCATATTGCAAAGATAATCATAACAGAACATCCTGACAATATCATATGTCAACCTCGAGGCAAAATGCCCTAAATTCTGCCCTTAAATGAAAGATCCTGCTGTGCAGTTGTAGCACATACTGCTCACTGTCAACCCTATTTCTTATTCTAAGATCAAGAGTTTTTGAATCACCCTGCTCTACCAGAACATAACTCTTACCTTTTTGTTTGATTTCTCATTTCATCTGATGTAAGAATCCAAATCACAAGCAGAATGTGACTACATTATTACATCTTATTCACCTTATGTATGCTATCTTAGCATACATGCAACAGGTCACAGGTTGCACGTGACCAGAATCCATCACCGAATTTCATCCGTTTTGTTGGACCTGACAGGGAGCAAGATGGGAATGATGATCACACTCCCACTGATCTCATAtttacccacctttgtaaagcacagaGACATCCTAAGAAAGTGCTACACAAAAGCTCAagactgcaaggtgctgaatgccttCCATGTACCTAGGATTTTATCATGAACTCCCTTTACGTACTCAACACCTGGCTGGTCTAGGCCCTTAGCAGAGAGTATTATTAGAAAATAGAGAAGtaaaaaatgtgtttacattttcagCAGAGTTGGGAGCAGGTTACTGTACTTgattggggaggagggtgtctACAGGATTCTATGCCCTGAGAGGGAGCAGACGGTTGGTGGGCAGTTATGCTTCTTAGTATTGATTCAGCTGGGGATCATTAAAGTTCTCCTTttcatcccattttacagatgggtaactgaggcatagaaaggaAGTGACTTACTCAAACCCAGCCTAGAAGTCCTGGACCACAGTTTTATCTTCTAGGCCCTTGGCCATCCAAATGGGCATAGCAGCACCAACAAGTCTTAGCACCTAGCTCTACCCACTACATCCCCTGGCACCTCAGACCcgcaacagaacccaggagtcctagcacCTAGCTCTACCCACTAGACTCCCTGACACTCCCAgtgcagaacccaggagtcctagcacCTAGCTCTACCACTAGGCCCCCTGGCACCCCAGACCCacaaaagaacccaggagtcctggcaccgaGCTCTACCCACTAGGCCTCCTGATACCCCCAGACACAGAgcagaaccaggagtcctgacacctaGCTCTACCCACTAGGCTCCCTGATACCCCCAGACacagagcagaacccaggagtcctggcacctaGCTCTACCCACTAGGCTCCCTGACGCCCCCAGACCCAGAGCAGAACCAGGAGTCTGGCACCTAGCTCTACCCACTAGGCTCCCTGACATCCCCAGACCcacaacagaacccaggagtcctggcaccaaGCTCTACCCACTAGGCTCCCTGACGCCCCAAGACACAGCACAGCACCCAGGAATccgggctcccagctcctcggGCCACTCACTCCGCAGaccagtccccctccccctccacttcGCTGTCCCCTAGTGAACCCCGCCCCACTCACTCTGCCTCCGCCTGCCCGCCCCTCTCCCGCTCGCCCGCGCACCGCCCTAGTCTCTTCCTTTGATTGGCCGGGAGTTTGGTGACGTACGGCCATGGCTGAAAGCGGGCGGGCCCGGGCTCGGGCTGTCGCAGTTTCAGGCGCGCTCGGCCCCAGCCAGGTTCCTCCGCAGCGCGTCCCTGCGGGGTGTGGGAGCGCGGCGGCGCCCGCGGTGTCCCTCCGCCGCCGGGCCGGGATGCCGAAGCGCTCCTGCCCCTTCGGGGACACGGCCCCGCTGCAGCTGAAAACCCGCGTGGGGCTGCGGGAGCTGAGCCGGGGCGCCCTGGGCGACAAGTACCGGCGGGAGCTCTTCGGTGAGGGCGCGGGGTCGGGCGGGGCAGGTCATAGCGCCCCGTGGCTGCCCCGGCGGGAGTCCCCGGCGGGGCGGGCTTGTGTTGTTCCGGGCGGGCAGGGATTGCGGGGCCTGGGTCTGGCCAGGGCGGCGCGGGGGGCGGCGGCCCCATCTTGTCCCGCTCGGCGTGGGTGTGTGAGGCTGGAGGACAGCGCCGTGGGGGGGAGCTATGGGGGCGTCAGGCAGCAGCTTTCTGATGGCCGctgatgttgagattcaaaaagctgCAGCGTTATAACCCCTTGAACACAAGCTGTCACCGTcacccagggtgaccagacagcagttgtgaaaaattgggacggagtggggagcctatataagaaaaagatctcaaaatcgggactgtccctataaaattgggacatctggtcaccctgaatCTGTCACCTGGCAAAATGTTCCCAGGAAGTGTCCTTAATGCAGACTCCTAGCCCTCCAACAATGGTTTCCTTACTCtgcccagccctacatttctgctATCCAGGGAAGCAGCTTTTCTGTGGCTTTCCATGCCTACGGTGAAATCGACACTGACCCATTTACAAACTCATCCTGCCAAACCTAGGATGAGTTCCTAGTGTGCCCCTGTATAGGGCTGGGCTTAATGTGCCCCTCTTCTTCCCATCCCTGTTGCTATCTTCCAGAGAAGACTAAGGAGCTACTCTTCCGAGGTGCCCAGGCCTACATGGATAGCGTGTGGAAGGGAAACACAGTCGCGGACTTTCCAGAACCACTTAAAGATGCACAGGAAACGTGTACAAGGTACAGTTGGAAGGGACAAATGCTCATTGGACAAGATGGAAGACTACTGAGGCATTCCCAAGCAACGGAAAAGAGTAAGTGACATCTAGCTAATTTGTTACATCAGCAGGTATCTGCAATATTGTTGATGGATCAGCAGCATAGGGAAGTGGACTTCATTAGTCTTCTTCAGCAAATGCACAGAACATACCTTTTTCTACTAAAGTTGCTTATCTGTTGCTAATGAAATGTTTAGTAGCTGCCATGTAGCTCCcttcttgtttaaaatataatttatttaagaaCTGAGAGCCTCAGAATCAGTTTATGAATTAAATATAATCTGCTTGATAACCTTGGTGTGGCATGCCACAAAAGTCTGTCTTTAATGAAACTTAATAGGTGGGCTGTGTTTTGTGCTGATGCCTGCAATAATGCACTTCAGCTTTCAAAACTTCCAACACCACCAGTGTAATTACAGTTATAACGTCAATATGGAGGTAATGTACTATCCTGAACCTTGTAGAACTTTAAACATCTGATGCTCAAATCTTCTGTCCTGGTATAAGAATCTTAAAAACGTATTTCTAAAACAGCTCCACCAGTGGGAGTTTCCAAAGCTTGttcctcctgcataagaactgtTGACATCAAAGAAGCTTGCACACAATGTGATCGTTTCATATGCCAGAATTGTAGCAAACTCTGCAAGTGCTGTAATGCTGTTGCCTGTTCATTGTGTTCGATTATTGAGTAAGTGCAGCTTTTTAGAATATACTATTTCAATAAGGGAAAGGATGCAGTATGCATCAGATTGTGATGGTCCATTCATATGCTGTGCCTTCACATACTGTctctcaggggtgggcaaactacggcccatgggacATCCCAGCCCGGCCCCCGAGCTCATGGGAGGCTAACCCCCCTCACCCGTAGCCTCAGCTCGCTTGCTCTGtcactggcgcaatgctctgggtgggaggactgtgagctcctggggcagtgcagctgcagatccCTGCCTGACCTGGCcttctgtgctgcgtggtggtggtgacagtgtggcctggctccagccgagCCGCGCGGCTGTAGCGTTGCTAGCCACTGgcgctccaggcagcgcggtaagggagcaggggggggttggatagagggcaggagaattcagggt encodes:
- the SIVA1 gene encoding apoptosis regulatory protein Siva — translated: MPKRSCPFGDTAPLQLKTRVGLRELSRGALGDKYRRELFEKTKELLFRGAQAYMDSVWKGNTVADFPEPLKDAQETCTRYSWKGQMLIGQDGRLLRHSQATEKTPPVGVSKACSSCIRTVDIKEACTQCDRFICQNCSKLCKCCNAVACSLCSIIDYSDTGEQVLCNGCSMFEA